The following are encoded together in the Bacillota bacterium genome:
- a CDS encoding cytidine/deoxycytidylate deaminase family protein has translation MADTRPSWDEYFMRIAKEVATRATCPRRSVGAVIVLDRRILTTGYNGAPHGLAHCTEVGCKIVDGHCQRALHAEQNAILQAALNGVSTRGATVYVTCQPCNACAKMIINAGVVRVVFEGDYPDPFAMELFEESGIELLRLRDGVAETIFPGKRRDRRCE, from the coding sequence ATGGCGGACACGAGACCATCGTGGGACGAGTATTTCATGCGCATCGCCAAAGAGGTCGCCACGCGCGCTACCTGCCCGCGTCGGTCGGTGGGGGCGGTGATTGTGCTGGACAGGCGCATTCTCACCACCGGTTACAACGGGGCGCCGCACGGACTGGCGCACTGCACCGAGGTGGGCTGTAAAATCGTGGACGGACACTGCCAGCGCGCCCTGCACGCGGAGCAGAACGCCATTTTGCAGGCGGCGCTGAACGGGGTGTCCACGCGCGGCGCAACGGTGTATGTGACCTGCCAGCCCTGCAACGCCTGTGCCAAGATGATTATCAATGCGGGTGTCGTGCGTGTGGTCTTCGAAGGGGACTATCCCGACCCCTTTGCCATGGAGCTGTTCGAGGAGTCGGGGATAGAGCTTTTACGACTGCGCGATGGCGTCGCGGAGACCATTTTCCCCGGCAAGAGGAGAGATCGCCGGTGCGAGTAG
- a CDS encoding serine hydroxymethyltransferase, which yields MHYHRTAPLSEVDPEVFAAIENEKKRQHTHLELIASENIASKAVLEAMGSVMTDKYAEGYPAKRYYGGCDNMDVVESLAIERAKQLFGAEHANVQPHSGAQANQAVYSVVLQPGDTFLAMDLSMGGHLTHGSPVNFSGTLYRAVHYGVRPDTEEIDYDQVRDLARQHRPKLIVAGASCYPRIIDFATFREIADEVGAKLLVDMAHIAGLVAAGEHPSPIPYADFVTTTTHKTLRGPRGGMILCKAEYAQAIDKAVFPGMQGGPLMHMIAAKAVCFKEALQPEFKLYQAQIRRNARALADGLAQRGFRLVSGGTDNHLMLIDLRPQKLTGRKAQVVLDSVHITVNRNMIPFDPEKPFVTSGIRLGTPAVTTRGMAEPEMQLIAALIARTLEAPEDTDRLEAVRREVLALCDQFPVLA from the coding sequence ATGCACTACCACCGAACCGCTCCGCTGTCGGAAGTGGACCCGGAAGTATTCGCCGCCATCGAGAACGAGAAAAAGCGTCAGCATACTCACCTCGAACTCATCGCCTCCGAGAATATCGCCAGCAAAGCGGTGCTGGAGGCCATGGGCTCGGTGATGACCGACAAGTATGCGGAAGGCTATCCCGCCAAGCGCTACTATGGCGGTTGCGACAATATGGACGTGGTGGAGAGCCTCGCCATCGAGCGAGCGAAGCAGTTGTTTGGTGCGGAGCATGCCAATGTACAGCCTCATTCTGGCGCGCAGGCGAATCAGGCGGTGTATAGCGTGGTGCTGCAGCCGGGCGATACCTTCCTCGCGATGGACCTGTCGATGGGTGGGCATCTCACTCACGGGAGCCCGGTGAACTTCTCGGGCACATTGTATCGCGCGGTGCACTACGGCGTGCGTCCGGATACGGAGGAGATAGACTACGACCAGGTACGCGACCTCGCCCGGCAACATCGCCCCAAGCTGATTGTGGCAGGTGCCAGCTGCTATCCGCGCATTATCGACTTCGCCACCTTTCGCGAGATCGCCGACGAGGTGGGTGCGAAGCTGTTGGTGGATATGGCGCATATCGCGGGTCTGGTGGCCGCAGGCGAGCATCCCTCGCCCATCCCCTATGCTGATTTCGTCACCACCACCACCCATAAGACTCTGCGGGGTCCACGCGGGGGGATGATACTGTGCAAGGCGGAGTACGCTCAGGCGATCGACAAGGCGGTGTTTCCCGGAATGCAGGGCGGGCCGCTGATGCACATGATCGCGGCAAAGGCGGTCTGTTTCAAAGAAGCCCTGCAGCCGGAGTTCAAGCTGTACCAGGCGCAGATTCGTCGCAACGCCCGCGCGCTGGCGGATGGACTGGCTCAGCGTGGTTTTCGGCTTGTCTCCGGAGGTACGGACAATCACCTGATGCTGATAGACCTGCGCCCACAGAAGCTCACCGGTCGTAAAGCGCAGGTGGTGCTGGATAGCGTGCATATCACCGTCAACCGGAACATGATACCCTTTGACCCCGAGAAGCCCTTCGTCACCAGCGGCATTCGTCTGGGTACGCCGGCAGTAACCACACGCGGCATGGCGGAGCCAGAGATGCAACTGATTGCTGCGCTGATTGCCCGCACGCTGGAGGCACCGGAGGATACGGATCGACTGGAAGCGGTGCGCCGGGAGGTGCTTGCCCTCTGCGACCAGTTCCCAGTACTGGCATAA
- a CDS encoding undecaprenyl/decaprenyl-phosphate alpha-N-acetylglucosaminyl 1-phosphate transferase, whose amino-acid sequence MRVAFFAFIIAMMVATLVTPAVRTFAIRMGVIDQPDERRVHRRPTPRWGGIAIYLAFWVTVVLMSLWLGTWSKALTAILVLGTVIALFGMVDDRYQLSPLWQMLILLGAGVALTLFGIRIEGVTHPFAPLMPGEYRPEYWVPLGFWSVPATALWVFVVTKTVDAIDGLDGLAAGVTAISASTLTLMAVSEKQPAIAIPAAALAGACVGFLRHNINPASIFMGTVGAQFIGFVLATLAIVGTFKVAATISVLVPLLVLGVPFFDAFFVVSRRVLARQPLHKADMRHFHHWLVGRLGHRRAVVVIWCIGLLFSAAAFTLYRMTR is encoded by the coding sequence GTGCGAGTAGCCTTTTTTGCCTTCATCATCGCGATGATGGTTGCCACCCTGGTGACCCCTGCGGTGCGGACGTTTGCCATACGCATGGGCGTGATCGACCAGCCGGACGAGCGTCGTGTGCATCGCAGACCCACACCGCGCTGGGGCGGAATCGCCATTTACCTCGCTTTCTGGGTAACGGTCGTGCTGATGTCGCTCTGGCTGGGGACGTGGAGCAAGGCGTTGACGGCGATTCTGGTGCTGGGAACGGTCATTGCGCTGTTCGGCATGGTCGACGACAGGTATCAGCTCAGCCCATTGTGGCAGATGTTGATTTTGCTGGGGGCAGGGGTGGCTCTCACGCTGTTTGGCATCCGCATTGAAGGCGTCACGCATCCCTTTGCGCCTTTGATGCCCGGCGAATATCGCCCGGAGTACTGGGTGCCGCTGGGCTTCTGGAGTGTTCCCGCCACCGCATTGTGGGTTTTTGTGGTCACCAAAACGGTGGACGCGATTGACGGGCTGGATGGGCTGGCGGCTGGTGTGACCGCCATTTCCGCCAGCACGCTGACCCTGATGGCGGTGTCGGAGAAGCAACCGGCGATAGCCATTCCTGCCGCTGCGCTGGCTGGTGCGTGCGTGGGCTTTCTGCGCCATAATATCAACCCCGCCTCTATCTTCATGGGAACTGTCGGTGCGCAGTTCATCGGCTTTGTACTGGCAACGCTGGCGATAGTCGGTACGTTCAAGGTAGCTGCCACCATCTCGGTGCTGGTGCCGTTACTGGTGCTGGGAGTGCCCTTCTTCGATGCCTTCTTTGTGGTTTCACGCCGCGTGCTGGCGCGCCAGCCTCTGCATAAGGCGGACATGAGGCACTTTCACCACTGGCTGGTGGGACGGTTGGGCCACCGGCGTGCTGTGGTCGTTATCTGGTGCATCGGGCTGTTGTTCAGCGCAGCCGCTTTCACCCTGTACCGGATGACGAGGTAG
- the rpiB gene encoding ribose 5-phosphate isomerase B, with amino-acid sequence MIIGLGADHAGYHLKNIVRSYLQQQGITVRDFGTHTDSPCDYPDFAMMVANAVAQGECDLGILICGTGVGMSISANKVKGIRAAHAQDPVTARLSRQHNDANVLCMGGRIIGAELAMEIVSAFLNASFTDEERHARRVHKVKMLEKRYTEGESERESTG; translated from the coding sequence ATGATTATCGGCTTAGGCGCAGACCACGCAGGTTACCACCTGAAAAACATTGTACGCTCGTACCTGCAGCAGCAAGGCATCACCGTACGCGACTTTGGCACCCACACCGACTCCCCATGCGATTACCCCGACTTCGCGATGATGGTGGCTAACGCGGTAGCACAGGGAGAGTGCGATTTGGGTATACTCATTTGTGGCACGGGAGTGGGGATGAGCATCAGCGCAAACAAGGTCAAAGGCATTCGCGCCGCACATGCCCAGGACCCGGTGACCGCCCGGCTGTCGCGCCAGCACAACGATGCGAACGTGCTGTGTATGGGTGGGCGCATTATCGGAGCCGAGCTGGCAATGGAAATCGTAAGCGCATTTCTCAACGCTTCGTTTACCGACGAGGAGCGACATGCCCGTCGGGTACACAAGGTAAAGATGCTGGAGAAACGCTATACCGAGGGAGAAAGTGAACGTGAGTCTACTGGATAG